A window of Mucilaginibacter paludis DSM 18603 contains these coding sequences:
- a CDS encoding M3 family oligoendopeptidase, producing the protein MIHKKERKYIPANLPIEWETLEPIYNELLNREMNSVEELEKWLQDRSEIEAALEEDFAWRYIRMTCDTNSEELLQKFQFFATEIEPKIAPYSNKLNEKFVASPYADKLDGEKFFIYLRGVKNALELFREENIPIQTEIQVEQQKYQSITGAMSVMIGDKEYTLEQASVFLKDLDRNKRQEVWQKITERRLQDREKLNELFDHLRGLRHQLALNAGFENFRDYMFKALGRFDYTPQDCYNFHEAIEKEIVPILAEQAEKRKIALDLRLLRPWDTDVDTSGKPALKPFAEGTELIEKSIQCFSNISRYLGERLEIMKDNGLFDVESRKGKAPGGYNYPLSETGAPFIFMNSAGIFRDLTTMVHEGGHAVHTFLTADLELNDFKHCPSEVAELASMSMELISMDNWDVYFKDEEELKRAKKDQLFDVLKTLPWVAVVDQFQHWIYTNPDHTDEQRTEAWTQIFDRFGASFVDWTGHEDVKQNLWQKQLHIFEVPFYYIEYGMAQLGAIAVWKNYKENPEKGLQQYLDALKLGYTKTITEIYETAGIKFDFSAAYVKELAAFVKAEMDKIG; encoded by the coding sequence ATGATCCACAAAAAAGAAAGAAAATATATCCCTGCCAACCTGCCAATTGAATGGGAAACACTGGAACCTATTTATAACGAATTGCTTAACCGCGAGATGAACTCGGTTGAGGAGCTTGAAAAATGGCTGCAAGACCGCAGTGAGATTGAAGCCGCCCTGGAAGAAGATTTTGCCTGGCGCTATATCCGCATGACCTGCGATACCAACAGCGAAGAGCTTTTACAAAAGTTCCAGTTTTTTGCTACCGAAATTGAGCCTAAAATTGCACCGTACAGCAACAAACTGAACGAAAAATTTGTAGCCAGCCCCTATGCCGATAAGCTGGACGGCGAGAAATTCTTTATCTACCTGCGTGGTGTAAAAAATGCGCTTGAATTGTTTAGGGAAGAGAATATCCCCATCCAAACCGAAATACAGGTTGAGCAGCAAAAATACCAATCAATAACCGGCGCTATGTCTGTCATGATAGGCGATAAGGAATATACTTTGGAGCAGGCTTCGGTATTTTTAAAAGACCTTGACCGCAACAAACGCCAGGAAGTTTGGCAAAAAATTACCGAACGCCGCCTGCAAGACCGCGAGAAACTAAACGAATTGTTTGATCACCTGCGCGGCCTTCGCCATCAACTGGCGCTGAATGCCGGTTTTGAAAACTTTCGCGATTATATGTTTAAGGCTTTAGGCCGCTTTGACTACACGCCGCAGGACTGCTACAATTTTCATGAAGCGATAGAAAAAGAGATTGTGCCGATTTTAGCCGAGCAAGCCGAAAAACGGAAGATAGCCCTGGATCTGCGCTTGCTGCGCCCCTGGGATACTGATGTGGATACCTCGGGCAAACCGGCATTGAAACCTTTTGCCGAAGGTACCGAGCTGATAGAAAAATCGATCCAATGCTTCAGCAATATCAGCCGTTACCTGGGCGAGCGTTTGGAGATTATGAAGGATAATGGCCTGTTTGATGTGGAAAGCCGTAAAGGTAAGGCACCGGGCGGCTATAACTACCCCCTATCCGAAACCGGCGCGCCTTTTATTTTTATGAATTCGGCCGGCATCTTCCGCGACCTCACCACCATGGTACACGAAGGTGGCCACGCCGTGCATACCTTTTTAACTGCCGACCTGGAACTGAACGATTTTAAACATTGCCCGTCCGAAGTGGCCGAGCTGGCTTCGATGTCGATGGAACTGATATCGATGGATAACTGGGATGTTTACTTTAAAGACGAGGAAGAACTGAAACGCGCCAAAAAAGATCAGTTGTTTGATGTATTGAAAACCCTGCCCTGGGTGGCCGTTGTTGACCAGTTTCAGCACTGGATCTATACCAACCCCGATCATACCGACGAGCAACGCACCGAGGCCTGGACACAGATTTTCGATCGCTTTGGCGCCAGCTTTGTAGACTGGACCGGCCACGAGGATGTAAAACAAAACCTGTGGCAAAAACAGCTTCATATTTTTGAAGTACCGTTTTACTACATCGAATATGGCATGGCCCAACTGGGTGCAATAGCCGTATGGAAAAACTATAAAGAGAATCCCGAAAAAGGCTTACAACAATACCTGGATGCCCTAAAACTGGGTTATACCAAAACCATCACCGAAATTTACGAAACCGCCGGCATTAAATTTGATTTTAGCGCCGCCTACGTAAAAGAACTTGCCGCCTTTGTAAAGGCCGAGATGGATAAAATTGGATAG